The Thermodesulfobacteriota bacterium genome contains a region encoding:
- the nifK gene encoding nitrogenase molybdenum-iron protein subunit beta produces the protein MSNYLGLEVKPLTEPGMEEVERVAAWTRTEEYREKNFARQALVINPAHACQPLGAELAAHGFEGTLPFVHGSQGCASYYRSTFNRHFREPAQAVSDAMTEDGAVFGGQNNLHEGLENAVALYKPKMLAVFTSCMPEVIGDDLTAFIKNARQKGSLPAGLPVPYANTPSFNGSHVHGYDAMLLSILQTLTEGKAVEGRCTGKLNFIAGCDFNTGNYREYKRIFEEFGIPYTFLADISDTFDSPLDGAYRMYAGGTKLEDAADAINGKATLTVAPYAASKTFAWIKDNFAGSHASIPTPFGIAKTDAFLMKLSELSGKPVPDSLRAERGRAVDAMTDAHQYIHGKRFALYGDPDYLAGYVSFLLEMGAEPVHILCSKGSKKLEKELQALLAASPYGKKGKTWMNKDLWHLRSLLFSEPVDALIGDTHGKFAAREAKIPLFRFGFPVFDRVNLHRYPRIGYRGAVNMLTDICNKFLDIKDETCEERFFEMMR, from the coding sequence GTGTCGAACTACCTCGGACTGGAAGTGAAGCCGCTCACGGAGCCCGGCATGGAAGAAGTCGAGCGCGTGGCGGCCTGGACCCGCACGGAGGAGTACCGCGAGAAGAACTTCGCCCGGCAGGCGCTGGTGATCAATCCCGCGCACGCGTGCCAGCCGCTGGGCGCGGAGCTCGCCGCCCACGGCTTCGAGGGGACGCTCCCCTTCGTCCACGGGTCGCAGGGCTGCGCCTCGTACTACCGCTCCACGTTCAACCGGCACTTCCGGGAGCCGGCGCAGGCCGTCTCCGACGCGATGACCGAGGACGGCGCGGTGTTCGGGGGGCAGAACAATCTGCACGAGGGGCTGGAGAACGCCGTCGCGCTGTACAAGCCGAAGATGCTGGCGGTGTTCACCTCCTGCATGCCCGAGGTCATCGGCGACGACCTGACCGCCTTCATAAAGAACGCGCGGCAGAAAGGGTCCCTCCCGGCCGGCCTCCCGGTTCCGTACGCCAACACCCCGAGCTTCAACGGTTCCCACGTCCACGGCTACGACGCCATGCTGCTCTCCATCCTCCAGACGCTGACGGAGGGGAAGGCGGTCGAGGGGCGCTGCACCGGGAAGCTCAATTTTATCGCCGGATGCGATTTCAACACCGGCAACTACCGGGAGTACAAGCGGATCTTCGAGGAGTTCGGGATTCCTTACACCTTCCTCGCCGACATTTCCGACACCTTCGACTCGCCGCTCGACGGCGCGTACCGCATGTACGCGGGCGGCACGAAGCTCGAGGACGCGGCCGACGCGATCAACGGGAAGGCGACGCTGACCGTGGCTCCTTATGCGGCTTCCAAGACGTTCGCCTGGATCAAGGACAATTTCGCCGGCAGCCACGCCTCGATCCCGACGCCGTTCGGGATCGCGAAGACCGACGCGTTCCTGATGAAGCTGTCGGAGCTGTCCGGGAAGCCGGTCCCGGATTCACTGCGGGCCGAGCGCGGGCGGGCGGTGGACGCCATGACCGACGCCCACCAGTACATCCACGGGAAGCGGTTCGCCCTCTACGGAGACCCGGACTATCTGGCTGGCTACGTTTCGTTCCTGCTCGAGATGGGCGCGGAGCCGGTCCACATCCTGTGCAGCAAGGGGAGCAAGAAGCTGGAGAAGGAGCTGCAGGCGCTGCTGGCCGCCTCCCCCTACGGGAAAAAGGGGAAGACCTGGATGAACAAGGATCTGTGGCACCTGCGCAGTCTCCTGTTCTCCGAGCCGGTGGACGCGCTGATCGGCGACACGCACGGGAAGTTCGCCGCGCGCGAGGCGAAGATCCCGCTCTTCCGGTTCGGCTTCCCGGTGTTCGACCGCGTGAACCTGCACCGCTACCCGCGGATCGGGTACCGGGGCGCGGTCAACATGCTCACGGACATCTGCAACAAGTTCCTCGATATCAAGGACGAGACGTGCGAGGAGCGCTTCTTCGAGATGATGCGGTAG